A single genomic interval of uncultured Desulfobulbus sp. harbors:
- a CDS encoding ABC transporter permease, which produces MRASDTIGFALTSLGSNRVRTLLMLLAMSIGVASVVLLTGIGNGARLYIVDQFASLGTNLVIVIPGRAETASNTPATLVGETPRDLTLADARSLERGDAVRRLTPINIGEMNIAWHGKERQIPLIGSTAPILEIHHLKMDRGIFLPHEDMEIARPVCVIGAKVYRELFGTQNALGELVRLGGFRCRVIGILGSEGRSLGLDTEELVIVPVAFAQMLLNTEGLFRILIEAKDLEAIARLKTHITTTIEKRHYGENDVTIITQDSVLATFDKIIGVLTLTVAGIAGISLVVAGILIMNVMLMAVSQRTAEIGLCKALGAGRTQIMVMIVSEALLLSAIGGLIGLGLGFAGAWLAVQFYPTLQTTPPPWAIAAALGTALGTGLLFSLLPARRAAKLDPIQALAKH; this is translated from the coding sequence ATGCGGGCCTCGGACACCATCGGCTTTGCCCTCACCTCTCTTGGATCCAACCGGGTGCGGACCCTGCTGATGCTGCTGGCCATGTCCATCGGCGTGGCGTCGGTGGTGTTGCTCACCGGTATCGGCAACGGTGCCCGGCTCTACATTGTCGATCAGTTCGCCTCGCTGGGCACCAATCTGGTGATTGTCATCCCCGGCCGGGCCGAGACCGCCTCCAACACCCCGGCCACCCTGGTTGGGGAAACCCCGCGCGACCTCACCCTGGCCGATGCCCGTTCCTTGGAACGGGGGGACGCGGTACGCCGCCTCACCCCGATCAACATCGGCGAGATGAATATTGCCTGGCACGGCAAGGAGCGGCAAATTCCCCTGATCGGCTCCACCGCGCCCATTCTCGAAATCCACCACCTGAAGATGGATCGCGGGATTTTTCTGCCGCATGAAGATATGGAAATCGCCCGCCCGGTCTGCGTGATCGGGGCCAAGGTCTACCGCGAACTCTTTGGAACACAAAATGCCCTGGGCGAACTGGTGCGGCTCGGAGGTTTCCGCTGCCGGGTGATCGGCATCCTCGGTTCCGAGGGCCGCTCCCTTGGCCTGGATACCGAGGAGCTGGTGATCGTGCCGGTGGCCTTTGCCCAGATGCTGCTCAACACGGAAGGACTGTTTCGCATCCTGATCGAAGCAAAGGATCTGGAAGCAATCGCGCGCCTCAAAACCCATATCACCACCACCATCGAGAAACGCCACTACGGTGAAAACGATGTCACCATCATCACCCAGGATTCGGTGCTGGCCACCTTTGACAAGATCATCGGCGTCCTCACCCTGACCGTGGCCGGCATTGCCGGCATCAGCCTGGTGGTGGCCGGAATTCTCATCATGAACGTGATGCTGATGGCTGTTTCCCAACGCACCGCCGAGATCGGGCTGTGCAAGGCCCTCGGTGCGGGGAGAACCCAGATCATGGTGATGATCGTCAGCGAAGCCCTGCTGCTCTCGGCAATCGGCGGGTTGATCGGCCTGGGGCTGGGGTTTGCCGGTGCCTGGCTGGCAGTCCAGTTCTATCCCACCCTGCAGACGACCCCGCCCCCCTGGGCCATTGCCGCCGCCCTGGGCACGGCGCTGGGGACAGGTCTGCTCTTCTCTCTTTTGCCGGCGCGACGGGCGGCAAAGCTCGATCCCATTCAGGCCCTGGCCAAACATTGA
- a CDS encoding NAD-dependent malic enzyme, which yields MYTIVHDQDEILIRFEKDLVDGETLSRFLSHINLQSMLKKSAGSGLRARNCLATLPTGIALLRDPNLNKGSAFTLEEREALGLTGLLPPRVHTLDEQVQRILENLRKQSTDIERYVYLIALQDRNKTLFYRVLLDNIEELMPIVYTPTVGQACLQFGHIFRRPRGIYITARDKGRVAELLGNWPFNDVRVIVVTDGERILGLGDLGADGMGIPVGKLALYSVCAGIHPSLSLPVTLDLGTDNAQLLNDPLYIGLQQPRIRGELYDELIEEFILAVQQVFPGCMIQFEDFANRNAFRLLQQYRDQVCCFNDDIQGTASITVAGIFSALRITGGDLKKQRFLFFGAGEAGLGTGELLVSALVEEGLSEAEARRCCWYVDSKGLIVKSRTDLSGHKLLYAHDHPQVADFQAAVEALKPHAIIGVSGQPKRFTPEILEMMAAINERPIIFSLSNPTSKSECTAEEAYTWTEGRAVFASGSPFAPVQTHGRTFYPSQGNNVYIFPGVGMGVMASGSCRVTDEMFLVAARVVAREVSEADLKYGRVYPPLPRIREVSLAVAVAVAEVAYTEGLASKPRPDDLAAHIQGLMFEPEYESYI from the coding sequence ATGTATACGATTGTTCATGATCAGGATGAGATCCTCATCCGTTTTGAAAAGGACTTGGTCGACGGAGAAACGCTTTCGCGTTTTTTAAGTCACATCAACTTGCAGTCCATGTTGAAGAAGAGCGCCGGTTCCGGCCTGCGGGCGCGAAACTGTCTTGCCACTCTGCCCACGGGTATAGCCCTGTTGCGTGATCCCAACCTCAACAAAGGCTCCGCGTTTACCCTGGAGGAGCGCGAGGCCCTAGGGCTCACCGGGTTGCTGCCTCCCCGCGTCCATACCCTGGATGAGCAGGTGCAGCGTATTCTCGAAAACCTGCGCAAGCAGTCCACCGACATCGAGCGTTATGTCTACCTCATCGCCCTTCAGGACCGCAACAAAACCCTGTTTTACCGGGTTCTGCTGGACAACATCGAAGAGTTGATGCCCATCGTCTATACCCCGACCGTGGGCCAGGCCTGCCTCCAGTTTGGCCATATCTTCCGCCGGCCGCGCGGCATCTATATCACCGCGCGCGACAAGGGGCGGGTGGCGGAGCTGCTCGGCAACTGGCCCTTTAACGATGTGCGCGTCATCGTGGTCACCGACGGCGAGCGTATTCTCGGCCTGGGGGATCTCGGTGCCGACGGCATGGGCATACCGGTGGGCAAGCTGGCCCTGTATTCGGTCTGTGCCGGTATTCATCCCTCGCTTAGCCTGCCGGTTACCCTCGATCTGGGCACCGACAATGCCCAACTGCTCAACGATCCGCTTTACATCGGTCTGCAGCAGCCGCGCATTCGCGGTGAACTTTATGATGAATTGATCGAGGAGTTCATCCTCGCCGTGCAGCAGGTCTTTCCCGGTTGCATGATTCAGTTCGAGGATTTTGCCAACCGTAACGCCTTTCGGCTGCTGCAGCAGTATCGAGACCAGGTCTGCTGTTTCAACGACGACATTCAGGGAACCGCCTCGATCACGGTTGCCGGTATCTTCTCCGCTTTGCGCATCACCGGTGGTGATCTCAAGAAACAGCGATTCCTCTTTTTCGGGGCAGGGGAGGCCGGGCTTGGCACCGGCGAGTTACTGGTCTCGGCCCTGGTTGAAGAGGGCTTAAGTGAAGCGGAGGCGCGTCGCTGTTGCTGGTATGTGGATTCCAAGGGGTTGATTGTCAAAAGCCGGACCGATCTCAGCGGACACAAGCTGCTCTATGCCCACGATCATCCCCAGGTCGCCGATTTTCAGGCTGCGGTCGAAGCGCTCAAGCCCCATGCGATTATCGGCGTCTCCGGCCAGCCCAAGCGGTTTACCCCGGAAATTCTCGAAATGATGGCTGCCATCAACGAGCGGCCGATTATTTTTTCCCTTTCCAACCCGACCTCCAAGTCGGAGTGTACCGCGGAGGAGGCCTACACCTGGACCGAGGGGCGGGCGGTTTTTGCCTCGGGCAGTCCTTTTGCCCCGGTACAGACCCACGGTCGCACCTTCTATCCTTCCCAGGGCAACAACGTCTATATTTTCCCCGGTGTGGGCATGGGGGTGATGGCCAGCGGTTCCTGCCGGGTGACGGACGAGATGTTTCTGGTCGCAGCCCGGGTCGTGGCCCGGGAGGTTTCCGAGGCGGACCTCAAATACGGTCGGGTGTATCCGCCCCTGCCGCGCATCCGCGAAGTCTCCCTGGCGGTTGCCGTTGCCGTGGCCGAGGTGGCGTATACAGAGGGCTTGGCATCAAAACCCCGGCCCGATGACCTTGCCGCCCATATTCAGGGGCTGATGTTCGAACCGGAATACGAGAGCTATATCTGA
- a CDS encoding ABC transporter permease gives MDFLDQLRFITTSIRAKRLHSFLTGLGISVGIAAVILLTSMGEGLQRFVIAEFTQFGTNLIAINPGKVTTMGTSLGVIGSERLLTLEDADALRQLPGIEAAVPMVQGNAEVKEGNRTRRITVYGVGPEMDRAFRMQVQHGRFLPPDDARTARAFVVLGRKVREELFPGRNPLGERIQIGNQPARVIGVMEPKGQILGFDMDDTVYLPAVRALDLFNRDGLMEIDVLYREGNDPDEIVAAIKRLLLARHGQEDFTITTQQQMLDVLGSVLGMLTVAVGALGGISLLVGSVGIFTVMTIAVRERTGEIGLLRAIGATKAQVLVFFLLEGTLLAALGGFAGLAGGFICANLIHFFVPLLPVHTPWSFVVLAELLSMAIGILASILPARQAAVLSPLEALRSE, from the coding sequence ATGGATTTCCTTGATCAGCTCCGGTTCATCACCACCTCGATTCGCGCCAAACGGCTGCACTCCTTTCTCACCGGCTTGGGGATCTCCGTGGGCATCGCTGCGGTTATCCTCCTCACCTCCATGGGCGAGGGGCTGCAACGCTTCGTCATTGCCGAGTTTACCCAGTTCGGTACCAATCTGATCGCGATCAACCCGGGCAAGGTCACGACCATGGGCACATCGCTCGGTGTGATCGGCTCGGAGCGGCTCCTTACCCTGGAAGACGCCGATGCCCTACGCCAGCTTCCCGGGATCGAGGCAGCGGTCCCCATGGTTCAGGGGAATGCCGAGGTCAAGGAGGGAAACCGAACCCGGCGGATCACCGTTTATGGGGTGGGCCCGGAGATGGATCGTGCCTTTCGCATGCAGGTGCAGCACGGTCGGTTTTTGCCACCGGACGATGCCCGCACCGCCCGCGCCTTTGTGGTCCTGGGCCGCAAGGTGCGCGAGGAGCTCTTTCCGGGCCGCAATCCCCTGGGGGAGCGGATTCAGATCGGCAACCAGCCGGCACGGGTGATCGGGGTGATGGAGCCCAAGGGACAGATTCTCGGATTCGATATGGACGATACCGTCTACCTGCCAGCGGTGCGGGCCCTCGACCTCTTTAACCGCGACGGCCTGATGGAAATCGACGTGCTTTACCGGGAGGGCAACGACCCCGATGAGATAGTTGCGGCGATCAAGCGCCTGTTGCTGGCCCGCCATGGGCAGGAGGATTTCACCATCACCACCCAACAGCAGATGCTCGACGTGCTCGGATCGGTGCTGGGCATGCTGACGGTGGCGGTCGGCGCCCTCGGCGGGATATCCCTCCTGGTCGGCAGCGTGGGAATCTTTACGGTCATGACCATTGCCGTCCGCGAGCGCACCGGGGAAATCGGCCTGTTGCGGGCCATCGGCGCCACCAAGGCCCAGGTCCTGGTCTTCTTTCTCCTGGAAGGAACGCTTCTGGCGGCTCTGGGCGGCTTTGCCGGTCTGGCTGGCGGATTTATCTGCGCCAACCTGATTCACTTCTTTGTCCCGCTGCTGCCGGTCCACACCCCCTGGAGCTTTGTCGTTCTTGCCGAACTGCTCTCCATGGCCATCGGCATCCTGGCCTCGATCCTGCCCGCCCGCCAGGCCGCCGTGCTCAGTCCGCTCGAAGCCCTGCGCTCAGAATGA